In the Populus trichocarpa isolate Nisqually-1 chromosome 1, P.trichocarpa_v4.1, whole genome shotgun sequence genome, GActggaaataaaatattttaggacaATGTAATTATACCTTGCACCCAAGAGAGCAGAAGCGGAAGGAATCGAGGAGGCTGCGCTCGCAGACCTCACAGGTGTTGGTAACACCTTTTCCAGGCCTAGGCTGAGGCCTCTCATTCAAAAACACAACTCTTGCACTGTTGATAACATAAGTTTGAACACCAGAGATGTCCAGCACCTTCTGTATTTCAGATACCCTTATCACATCATGATATGAAGACCTCCGTATCTGTACATTCACAAAGAAACAATAAGAGACAGTGTCAGACCACGCGGAACTCATGATTTCTTTTCGAAACTGTCTATAATGGAatcatgagaaaataaaacgCAAACCCAAGTGAGTTTTGCAGGATGTAGAAAACCcataaaagaattgaagagagtATTTCACCATTGGTCAAATTCATTGGCCAAATTTGTCTGTTTGGGTGTTGAGAAAATGTAGGAGAAGGAGAGTTTATATTTGAAAAGTAGAATCTGCATTCAATTAAGACTAGATTgagttgagattttttaaaaacagaatttaaaaaaaaattcactcagCCACTATAAatggaaatttgaaaaaaagaagaagaaagattggATTTACAGTGTCcaacaaaagtaaaagaaaacagagggaTTCTCTCAGTCCCAGAAAAGGAAagcgaaaaaagaaaaaagaaaaaaatcaaaactttgacAAGAATGAGCAAAAACGCAAATACAACATTTGGTAAGCAATTGAATTTACCTGAATAGCATGGTGGTCCTTGTGGTAGGCAAGACAGAGAGAGCAAAGCGCACCATtcatacaatccatacaatacATATTGCACTCACTCTTGTGTGAATCAGCGTGCTGCTTGCATTGAACAAAGAACCTCTCTCTCAACAAAGGTTTAAGCCATGGCGGCCACCTGTTGTCCTCATCATCAGGTCCTCCAGCTCCCTATACAATTCAACACAAACAGATTGTTAGTAttgaaaagcaatgaaaaacaaACGAAGAAAATCAAGAATCTTTCTATCAAACAACAAAGAAGAACGGCTACCATTGTAACTAGaacacaaacacaagaaagtacatagaaatcaaaagaaaaaaccccaCCAAGTAAAATGATAAGCATTTTCCACAAAgtgacattttaaaaagcaaatgaaaacaacaagCCAGTgtttcaaatccaaaaacaaaagagaaggaaaatgaaGAGCTCATAAGAAAGCAAAAGCATTACCATTATTCTCCTGTTCTTGGGCTTCATAGTGGTTTCTTGATTTTCGATCGCCAGCTTGAATGAGTGTATAGAGAAACAGAGCACTCTTAGTTttagagaaattgaagaaaatgagcGAATTCGTCCTGGTTTGTCCAAAGTAGGGGGGCAGAGGGTTATGATGTTGTGTTGTGTGCTaagaaaagaagggagaaaggcTTTTAGTTTAAGAGAAGCGGAGGCGGCTGAGAGAGGAGGGGGGTTAAATTGGGGGCAGGGGGGTGGGGGGGAGTCGTTCTTATCTTCACACAAAGAAAGTCTACAAACCACCAAGCCTAACTCCGAACCCAAACCTGTATTAAAATAAGCCATCAAGATGCGTTGTGTGCAAGGAACCCACCTCAtgttttccctttcattttcatcttctcttGTTCTTATCGTATTTTCTTCACTtactgttcttttctttatttattttaaaacattttttgtcCCTCATTattggttttcttcttcttttttctttttttttatttataaaaaaacattgtgtgttatttatttctaatactGGTTTGTTGGGTCATGTCTGCTAAGCCATGCTCTACATGATGGATAGACTACCTGTTTTATATTACAGTGGATTGGATAGACATCTCATGTCTTATCTTctgtttttttgcaaattttgaGGGAGGGATCAATATTCTTTGTCTGAAGCCTACCGAATTCATGATTTTGgtggtttatttattattatttattttagttgatGTGTCTTTAATTTGTCAAACTATGTAAAATATCTACGTACAAAATTTTCTATGCTTGTCGTATAAAATAAGCTCATAATATATAACTCGTTGGAgttctattttctctttaagGATATGTTTTTGGTATGGTTTGAGAAGTTCATAAACCGGTGGATCAGAAATGGGACAAATTAAACTGGACAATTGGACAAACCTAATTCATTTGGTATGAAAGCTAGGAGAAGTAGTGGGTTTCTCATACCGGTTTATATCAAGGTTACTGTCCGCTGTAAtttatgaaagataaattaatttaattttaaaaaatataatttaattggtcAGGTtctaaatttgatccttaaagaTCATTAGTTCGAGTCTCAAAAATCTTAAAGTCACTggaagtttacatggtcgttaacttcaagacccgAAGGATTAATCGAGGTATGCATAAACTGACCGGACACtaacgttaataaaaaaacaatttgacttTTATCTTGGCATTTTTAAAGGATTGGAATCTAAATGAAggttgattaaatttaattttttttttaaattttttttttagattattttgttattctgatataaaaataaattttaaaaactaaaaaaaaaaattattttaatatatttataaaaacaatacttttaaaaaaaattcgctCCCCTGCTTTTAAACATCtttaaaattctatttgaaTACTTCCGTACATTGCCAGAACAATTTAGTTGGTCCATTTGGTGATACGACTATTTCGAGAGTGGCCAGTGTTGGAGTTCTGAAAGCTTGTAGATTGCTCGTAAttcccataaataaataaataaataagtcatTTGTTGTTCTGGGGACCCCCAAAAGTTAGAACAGGAAATTTCTACGCGCAGTCTCTTTTAAAACACTAGAAGGACGGGTCCGAGGACTTGGAAATTATGAGAGAGCTGCTTCTATTCTATTATATAACTCGAAAATTGAAGGCTATCGACTTCCATAAAGTATAAATGCAAGAAGTTAGGAAGATAAACATTTAATCTTGCCGAACCATTTAGCATATGTAGGTTCAACTAGACGTTTCGTGGCATTATCGGGGGAAAAAGCCAAGAAGAAGGAGGTGGAGGAGAATTCCTACCTACCCTTCAGAccatcaagatattttttttctacgaATGAAtctaaaattagaataaaaaatatttgttgctTAGTCAAATTAATGCTTTCATCTAGATATTAGCCTATTAATTGGTTGGATGAATCAACTTATAATTTTGATCTGAGCATATTAATTTGGAATATTGCTCCCGACACACCACTCTCTCATTCATTCAAAAATAGAATCTGTAATAACAACTATTGATACTTCATAGGGCACATTTTCATATAAGCGAAGTGAAGTATACTGAAAGCACTTAATCATCTCtttgtgataaaattaaactgaatggttttatatatataagactttttttttaaaatcctggCATCTAAAAACCCACTGGATCTCGATTAATTCaattaagttattatttaaacCAATTTCGTAGCTTATTTTTAGAATagatttgatattattaatattcaaGATTTATTAGAGTTCTTTCTAACAGGTTAAAATTGAGCTTGAACCTAGCTATCTGTCATCTATATACTATGTcatttattaataaagttttaaacaaattgtatatttatgagaaatttatttttgacaatttttattttttttaaaaaacatacgTTTATGTTCTTAGAAAGTTAAAGAAATATGTATGCGTGACTACCCTTTCTTGTtttaggaagaaaagaaaaccaaaagatGATTTCTCCCATAGCAATATTAATTATGCGTCATATATACTATTGCCCaatattttaagaattgtaAGCccctaaaaaacaataataataataaaaaaagcttgattAAGTTTTTGAATCGATATTCGTTTTCTCTAGGGATGAACTAATTATTTGACTTAATAAGATGGAttgcctttttttcttattgaaaagCAAAGAACTAcgctaaaagaaaaaagagggcaAGTAGCCAGAAAATGCGAGCTCCATAATAGAGATGGAAATCTCAGTATCACCAGCAATCGGCATAAATGACAAAACCTTCTTATCAGTCATTATTACCTATAGTATCAAGTATTCTTCAAGTTGAGCAAGGACTCGATTAATGAAGACAGCGCGCCGAGCACAATAACTCATTAGGGTTCCCGACCTTGGTAAATCGCCAATTTGGCAGGTCTTACTTCCTTTTCTGTACAGAATTATAATAACTGGAGATTGATTCAGTGAATCGAGGATGTATATACGTGCAGTCATCGGTCAAAGTATTCAAGACATCAACACGGGCATTAATGCTTTCGATCGTCAAAACTCAAGAAAAAGAGTGAAAACCTACTTATGCCGGTATGAGCACCTAAGGAAGGAACTGTGGTTTGTACATAACCTACCCCACCAATTCATTGCAGATTTGGATCACAAAATACATGCCAGTTACAAtgttcttgattaattaatttctggCAAATGTGATTAGCGTACGTGTATCAAACTGTACTATTCAATTTCCTTGTTAAATATCATCTCACAAACACACATAGTAATtagtaaaaattaagaaaagaaagaactcATAAATAGGTTTCCATGGTGGATTGATCTTGCCATAAAAAGAACGACATACGATAATTTTAGGTAAGGTGGGCCGGGCCTTGTGGGAGGTCAGAGGACAAATTAGCTAGCCATTAGCACCTTCATATTTCCACTTCAGTAAAATTTAACctaaataaaagagagagaatcatATTTGAcgataaaaaaaggaagaaagaatgaaagagaatcataatttgacaaaagaaacaaacatatctatatatatatatggtcacCAACCCACACACATCAGGGAATTGATCGTAAATTTAGTATTCCCTTACagtaaagtaaaaattaatattatataaacacaAACAGTTCATTTGTTAAATCAAGCGTGCAAAACATGTTCaccatcttgaatttttataaaaatactaatcaCCTAGCATTAACTACTTCTACTtctaattattgttgttttatgatataaatgacttgtttgtttttgtattttaaaatattcttgaaaaaaattaaaattttttattttaaattaattttttttatgtttctcaactgttttgaaatcaaaaataaattttaaaaataaaaaaatattattataatatatttttaaaataaaaattattttaaaaaacaatcattacgaTATCAAACTTCACCAATTCCTGGCATATATTGTACAGTTACATCTGTGCATATCAGAATGTAGCCTAAAAAAGATTATCACTGCAGTGTAAACCCGTGCATGATAAtcaaaatcacatcaaaatcatatgcGTGAATCTTTGCCTAGTACATACAAgccattcaataaaatatcattttaatctaAGCACGCCATGTTTTCTTTTActtactaatgtttttttttttttttacgggcTATAATCACACCAATCTAACTATATAGATGCTCTAGAACTGTATTAGTGGTGTATATTATGgttgtattttcttatttaccATGCATGCTTGTCACCAAGGGATAAAAATACCAATGGTTTAATTCAGAAATCTTgagtctcttttattttcttttcaaattctaaATGTGCAAAAGGAGGTTTAAAGAATGGCGGACTGAATACCCACCACAGAGCAGGTACCACTGAGCTTTCAACGAGAAATGACATCTACAAATAACAGTAACAGTTAGATTCTCCACGATTGAACAATTCTTTGACAATCAATGAGCAAATTCAGTTAGGGTTTTAAATGCTAGCTAGtagcataaagaaaagaaaagaaaagaaaatgattttagaCTTCATAGATTACGTCACAGCAAAgtacaaagggaaaaaaaatcccatttttattacatattaaaatattgtgaTGAACAACAAGGAAATGTTCAAGCGCTCAGTGGAATCCCTTGATTTTATGACAATTATATCTGGGAGTTGAAGTAATCGATAACCAAAAGATTCCTccatttcatatttttgtttttaatgagaAAACACATATCTTTCTGTGATTTCTTGGTAAAAGACAAGTCAGCCTTGAAAGTTTCTAAAAGTTATGCTTCTCCTGACTTGTCCATAGCCTGCATGCAAGCACAAATTCACAAGCTTGGTAATTGCTCCAGGGTTTCGTGTCTAGATCGTGCCGAGCTGTGAACATCATTGGCAAAAAGAAGGGGCGATTATTATGTTGACAAGTAAAGTTCAGCTAAGACTGAACTCCTTAAAGAGAGATTGAAACGTGTTCTATATCTTCAATATTTCTAACGTGGATCGAGGACTACAGGCAAGAAATTAACTCTTTCAGCCATTAATTTGTGCGCGCATTCTAGATGAAACAAACACTAGTCCAAGTCCCCCCCTACAGTCTTCCATGTTTTGTAGCTTGTTCGTCTAATCTAAGACAGCTTTGAAATTCTATTGCTAGCTGATCTCAGGTTTTGCTAAGATTTAAGTCCAGTTTTGCCTCAACGCGTTTCTTTATCTTCACTTGACTAAAAAAGAAACTTAATCAAGTCTCTAGAGAATGAAGTGTGGGACCTTGATTAAGGTGAAAATACgttagaatatgtatatatatatatatatattatcattgtatatacaatgataataatattagtaaatTCATGATATATACAATGATAATAagtcagaagaaaaaaataatattatgcgCGTATGATGGTTGAATTTGACTGGGGATGGCTGGCTAGTGGCTAGTAGTAGAGTCAAAGTAAACTTTGAACCCACGGTCACGGCACACCAGGCATGACCGCCCCAAGAAATCGCTGCTGCcctctttcttttgctttcgCTTGGCTTTATGGCGTGTTTAATGTTTCACACTGACTGAACcgtgttgttgttttttacacAAAAAGTCTTGTTGACTTTCAAATGCTACGGCGTTTCAGTGCTCTTCTGGGCTCCACTTTTTTCTCATTCGGGTCCCACTTCTATTATCTGCTCTTATGGTGGGGCCCTTTCTCTCTCAGCAGCTTCGCGGGGTTCGTTTTCTGGGTCGCTTCCCTACTGCTTTAGTGGCCGGCCAAGTGGCCTAAGCATACACGTCACTAGCATTCTGCCATGTAGTATGGATGccaattttttaagatttacccccttttttttttaataaaaataaaaataaaaataaagaagaaaagggcaAAGACGATTTAAGTTCCTAGAGTTTTCTCAATAGACGTGTGCATGTGCTCTTCCacaaattagagtttttttttctaaattattatcTAGATGCTTTAagagtgtttaaaaaaaaaacaaaaattataactcAAGTTATAGtcatcatcaaatcaaatatattgattttattttaattagatgataaaaaaataaacaaaaatagtaaataacacaaaaaaacaaatctagataacttgagaaaaaacatttagaagtacaaaatagaggaaaaaaagaaaaacaattggcTCGAGTCAAACTGAGTTAGTATTATAAACATGTAACCTAGGTAATAAACGATGAGCCAACCTAGGTTAACAAGCTAAACCCGttactcaggtcatgagatcgagataacccaatagaaaaaaaattaaaaaaaccaactaaggcaaattttttttattacaaagacAATAAAGTACTTTTATTATGGAAATATACCTCATTACCCTCGACATCCAATCCAACTTTTTATGTTGAGATGAGTACAttcatctttttattgcttCAATCCACGATTTCACTCAATCTAGAGCTACGATATTTGACATTGTGGATTTcagccttttattttgtttattttttattcaatctattaATCTtacatttatgatattttgttgatagcTAGAGGTCATAAATATGATTCTGAGCGATGTTTATCACCAATTTGACCAAAACCAATATGCAAAACTAGAATCATGCATTGGCCTTTagttttcttgaaagaaaacaaaagtcccctcccttttttttctctccattcattgaagaatttttttaatatattgagaatcatatttttttctcttatgatTATGAGATTTGTAAATAATTTTCATGgtggattttatatttttataagatggAGGAGTATAACGCTTAgcatatctaataatttttccTATCCATTAATGGTTGTGTTTTATTATGCTattgtattttcttatatagATGACATTAGGAAGATCAAAATCCACTTTATCTGTACCCACCTTGTATAATGGAGATTTTGAAATccacaaaaagagagaaatttagaTAGATAAAGAGAGAGGCATAAATTGGTTTTTTCGCTTTGAATCTAGATCTAGATTTGGAATCTAATTCTTTTAAAGTGAAACAAAAAGAGTGATGTGATATGGCTCTGGACGCATAAAACAACGCGATGCTTGATTTTGGTTTAGAAAGATAGAGAAAATagtatgagagagagagagagagagagagagagagagctgtttctcaaagagaaaaaatattaaattgtcaTTTGATCAAATTTTCAATTCAGTATACATGaggataatttagttattttttcatatttaaagatATGTATTGTCCCATAAtgtaaactgtaattttttaaagtatagcGGCTAAATGAAAACATGACTTAATTACAAGATGCtaaatgtagtttttttaaaaaaaactaaaaagaaaaaaaaattgaaaatggaaaaggaaaataatttttttattaatgaacatgttcttaatttctaaaaaactcCAAATCCTACTAACTACATTTCTTAGTTAGCAgcatcattttgtttctttgtcgatactataataaaacaaaatttaagattcaatgtaatcttattctatctcattttttttctttcaaaacttcCATCATTCATATCCCTCTTATTTTATTCCCTCACAATAATATCtcgttttttctttaatattgtcATCAAATAACACATTTGGTATGATTAATGAAGTTTGCACTTTACAAATAATCATATTCTAGATGATGTTGAACTTGTTCTATCCTCCAGCTATCATGCCAACCATATacagtttcaatttattttttctagaattcTTGTTCAAGAGATTGTTTCAGATTTTGATGGAGAATATTTGGATATAACATGTAGATATGATATGCTATTGAGTGAGTATATGAGATACAACAATAATGTGAttggtgttaatttttttttcatatattttttcaactgGATCTCATTCTTATATTGTTAAAGGATTGGTAGATAATGTtgatgaaaacaaaatctttttattttctatatctATTTAAGTGACAACATGTCTTTctgtaaagattttttttaatttcaatttattcttttttatattttgagttatatagagatatttcttaaatttgaagaatgaaattgaaatttatacaTCATTTTTGTTACTATTTCTTATATAAATAGATGGGAATTAAACACAGAACAAATATTAGAGATATGAGGGGTTGATTGATGTCACATCTCTATGGACGTCGGCTGAGACTCCTTGTGTTCAAGGGGGAAATgtatataatgaaaaattagGAGTTGccatatagtaattaaaagaaactagagATCCTTAAATGTGCACTAGTTCTAGAGATTCAGGTAAGAGGTTAATTATGCTCCAGGAAAAACGACGTCATCCTTACAACATCATTTCTTATGAAACGTTACATTTATTATGAGTTTTAtcctaaatttatatttttaattgctcttaattatcctaattattttagcatttcttaattttttatttctagttatTTTGTAGAAGATTTGATGGCAATCTCTAAAAATAGAAGActtgttgattttgttaatagtaaaaatcaaatcttaacaTCAATCTCTTTTTAAAGAGTTTTAGAATTAatgtaattttgaattatttttgggACTTGATTCCTGGAGATTTGGCTTGAAATTCGGGCTATGATTGAGGGATTTTGAGATTGGGTTTGCTTAGGTTTTGAGATTCAAATTCTAGATTTTTAACTGTAGCTTAATCAACTGAAATATTTGAAATCTAGAATTAATTGTCTAATTTAATTGGAGTAATTTattagggactaaattaaattaaattaacttagtTGGACTTAATTGGAACTAATCTGATTGAATAAATGAATCaattggactaaattgaattaaatggaTTGGAttggactaaaataaaatttttaaacaaacattTTCTTATTTCCTTTACAATAGTTGGATTTATGaaattttccaatttcattcaatttgcCCCAAGttacatttttctttcaattttatccctaaatGAATCAATTTAGACCTCTAGATTTTACCACTTATTGTAAATTTATCTTTGGTTCCTAAAATTATGCAATTTTAActcttaattttgatttttcttttcaaataagtccttaattgacattttaatttggctattcatttcaaaatcatccTCGAACTTCAAATTTCTCTTAATCTTAGCCAAATTAAATCCAATTAACCCCAtttctcaattttctcttcaattttacccttaattGTAACGCAAAAATTCTCAACCTTTATATTTTTCCATGATGCTTAATTATTGGCTCAATTTCAACTctagctatattttttttatttttttttgtattttttatgattttcaagatttatgatttttcttgacacacaaagattaaataaaaaaagatgaaaataatgaaataattaaaattagctaaatttattgaaaaaacatatattttttgtatttttaaattttttttaaaatataaaaaagggtaaaaatttagttataacaattgaaacaaattaaaagagttttaaatgaaatgaaaacaataaataaactccAGGGAgagcaaattaaaatttacataatATAGCTTTtgcttctagttttttttttttttttcgtttgtgTGGTCTAGGTGAGTTGCTAacacttaattaattagccCAAAACTCTATCGAATTGATATATTTTCCCAGTGCGTGTTTGAAAAATTCAAGGGCATGCAATCAGGACACTGACTTGACAGGagataaatttcaagaaaaaaggaTTATGATGTTAAGGCCTGTAGATGATGAtgagttataaattaaataataaagatggAGGTTGATGATAGGAGAGAAAGAAATTGACAAGAAGTAGAAGTGGCAATAACTTGTATGTATTGCCCCGAGGGTCAAGCAACTTGTTTCAATGGTGGCGGCGTCAATATCTCTTTCCTTGTCAAAACTACGTGTTACTTACTTCAATTTGGCAAGAATCATTTGTCTCACCCCTTGAACTATGACGGGCCTAATAAGAGAAGATTTTCTTTAAACTAATCCCTTTAGTCTCGAATACCTCTCGCATAAGTGAAGAAGATATAGAATTGAGCCTCCAAAAAatggatttgatcaaaacatgATCGAAGTGAAATTGCTAgtcaacaaattaaattgatgatgCGATGAATTGAGTCTGCAATTTCGCATAATCATCTCAATTTATCAGTCGAAATCCAGATACAGTCATGGtcaccatttttttcttggtaaaaGGTGACTTGAATCAGGTGCTTAACTGGTCTTATTGAATCTGTAAAaggtttcattttcttcttcttcttcttcttcttaatcaATGTGAAACGTGATCAGCAGTGATCAGCAGGTCCTTTTCactttatttacttttcatatactattccttttctttcttctcttctttgttttttttaataaacttttcaTGTGCTGTCTGTTCTATTTAAGCACCTGATTGCTGTTTTTGTCAAATACATCATATCATGTTTTAACTTAGAATGATATCCAACTTATATGGCACACAATTATTTCttgactggaaaaaaaaaatcatagaaaaggaaaaaaaattgacagaatTTAACTGATCAGGTCAGATATACATGAATATTCCTATTGAAAAATCAATCCCTTATCCATTAATTTGCTAAACAGGCCGGTACCAACACTTTCTTACGCAGTTTTTTCTTCCTTGGTTCATTGTGTTCATCACGCAGTTAATTTCAGCGCACAGGAGACATAATAAGAAAcaatttgttcttgaaatatatgatcttgtttcaattttcagctttaaattgaagaaacaatATTTAGTATATATTTCCATCTACCAAAAGCTTCTGGCAAAAAAGgaggggtgggggggggggggggggggggggggggggggtgggggttAGTAACATATGATCTGATCAAAGTATATAAGCAACTTAtcattctttttcaattgtaaatagtatttttatcagaaaattaataaatataaatagaaacatCAATAGAATTTTTTCGTTAGTATATTATGatgattttatcaataaaatttttaaaatttatattcatcaataaatacaaataaaaaaaatttctgtaGTATATATTGAGATCGAAGATTACAGTgtgaaaataaagtaaaaggcATTAATAGATTTTGTGAGATATATACAAAACTTCTGTATAAGCATGCGA is a window encoding:
- the LOC18094159 gene encoding protein RGF1 INDUCIBLE TRANSCRIPTION FACTOR 1, with protein sequence MKPKNRRIMGAGGPDDEDNRWPPWLKPLLRERFFVQCKQHADSHKSECNMYCMDCMNGALCSLCLAYHKDHHAIQIRRSSYHDVIRVSEIQKVLDISGVQTYVINSARVVFLNERPQPRPGKGVTNTCEVCERSLLDSFRFCSLGCKIVGTSKNFQKRKKQQMSMASDSEDSYSSSSSHARYMKKNNINNENKVQSFSPSTPPPTPASYRTAKRRKGIPHRAPMGGLIIEY